The genome window ATCGCACCCCTCGCCCCCTCTTGTGGTACAGGCACTCCGACCTGTACCACAAGCCATTGTTTAACCCGCTTTTTCCCCATGCCGCTAAACTTCCCGCTAAATTAAAGAAGTAAAAAAATCATTCACATCCTACCCAGGAGATGCCATGCCCCGCGTCAGAGCACCAGAATTCCCCGGAAACTACCCCTGGCTGAATACCGAAAAACCTTTATCCATTGAATCCTTAAAAGGGCGCGTCGTCCTCCTCGACTTCTGGACGTACTGCTGCATCAACTGCTTGCACGTCCTGCCCGACTTAAAATACCTCGAACAAAAATATAAAGATTCCCTCACGGTTATCGGCGTTCACTCGGCTAAATTTGAAAACGAAAAAGAAGTAGAAAACATCCGCCAAGCTATCCTGCGCTACGATATCGAACATCCTGTAATTGTTGACAGCGGCATGAAAGTTTGGCAAAGCTACGCGGTTCGCGCTTGGCCGACTTTAATGGTGATCGATCCTGAAAGTTATGTCGTTGGCTTTGTTTCCGGCGAAGGCAATAGAGAAGCACTTGACGAGTTAGTTGGCAAGTTAATTGCTGAATACAAAGATAAAAATGCACTCAAGTTTAAACAACTCAGTTTTAGCTTAGAAAAACAGCGCAAACCTGTATCAACACCGCTGGCTTTTCCCGGTAAAGTGCTGGCATTTGCGATCGCTGCAACGGAGGCAAAACATCTTCACCAACAGGTCGCGCTTTTGGGCGAAATGAGTCAGGAAAATGAATTTGTAGATGAAACTGTATTGCCCGGGCCTGCTAATTCAGTCATACAAAACTTAGTCGGTTCTTGCTTGTTTATTGCCGATTCTGGCCACAATAGGATTGTTGTCAGCACCCTCGAAGGTGAGGTGCTGCACGTCATCGGTAGCGGCAAACCGGGTTTAACTGATGGGGACTTTGAAGAGGCTGAGTTTTTTGCACCTCAAGGTATGGCTTTTGATGCAGAAAGTCAAATTCTATATGTGGCTGATACGGAAAATCATGCTCTCAGAAAGATTGATTTTACGACTCAACGGGTGGAAACTGTTGCTGGTACCGGCGAACAAAGTCACGAAATTTCACCCCGCAGCGGCAAGGGTTTAGAAACGCAATTGAATTCGCCTTGGGATTTAGAAAGAGTTGGAAATAGACTTTTTATTGCAATGGCGGGTTCCCACCAAATTTGGGAAATGCAGTTAGACACTGGTACGATCGGCACTTATGCGGGTATTGGTCGAGAATCCTGTGTGGACGGGAATCTTGCAGAATCTGCTTTTTCTCAGCCCAGCGGGCTGGCTACGGATCGATCGGAGTTGTTTGTTGCCGACAGCGAAATTAGTTCGATTCGCGCTGTTGGTATTGATGAAGACCCGAAGGTGCGGACTGTCTGCGGTAGCGGTGAATTGTTTGGTTTTGGGGATAAAGATGGTCGCGCCGATCAGGTAAGGTTGCAGCACTGTTTGGGTGTTGAATACGCTCAAAATTACCTCTGGGTGGCTGATACTTACAATCATAAAATTAAGCGGATCGACCACCGGGGCGGTACGTGCAGAACAATGATTGGAGACGGTACAGCGGGTTTGGTTGATGCTAAAGGTCTCAAGGCTCGATTTTTTGAACCTTCAGGGTTGAGTGCGATCGGGCCTCATTTGTTTGTTGCTGATACGAACAATCATGTAATTCGGCGAGTTGAGTTGGATACGCTGGAAGTCACAACTTTGAATTTCCCCAGTTTGTGCCCTCCGGAGGTTTGTCTTCCTGATTGAGCCGATCGACCTTTTTCCCATTAGCCAGGGTTATCAATTCTACTGATTGCCAGATTAATTGCGGGAAGGTAGGGTGCTCTTGGGCGCACCTTACCACAATTTTCAAGCCAAGTAAGTTACCCTAATTATTATTCGCGGTGAGTGCAGTGCCTCACCCGCAATTCCCTCCTGGATGGAGAACTTCTATATTTACGTGTACGGCCCAAGAACACCTGACCGATATAAGTAGAACTTCAAACCACTTTTTGCGTCCCGGACTGAATTACTAAATGTTGTTAATTCCATCGCTACTAAAACCGCGATCGCCCGTATTAAATAATGGCAAAAATCCTCGCCCCCATCTAAAATTCCGAATAGCTCAGCAACCGCACTATTTTTTCATCATCATTCAATTCGCCGACAATTCGCCGCACGGGTTTCGGCCAGATTTTGATCAAAGTAGGAGTTGCTGAAATCTGATCTGCCTCAGCTTGGTCTGGATGTTTCAAAACATCAATTACTTTTAAAGTGTAGGGACGATCGAGGCATTTCTCTAAGAACTGGTGTAAAGTTTCGAGGGTGCGTTCGGTGCTGGGGTTGCTGCCGGAAACAAACAGACGCAAAACGTAGCCTTGAGTTTGTGGCGGCGGGGTTAGTGCTGTTGGTTTGGGAAGCCGAGTCTGCTGCGATTGCGGAAAGCCCAAGGGAGGTAATATCGAACTGCTCCAGTCCGATCGAGCTTCGGGACTGGCATACTGTACAACTAAGTCGTGATTTTCCCAAAGTTCGGGGAATTGTTCGTGATAAGTAGCAATCGCCATCGGTTCGCACATTTCTTCGCTCCGGGGATGCCACACTAAGTCGCCCGTCCCAAAAATGGCGTTCAGCAGCGTTTGATGTCGCAGCACGGGGGGGTAAGCCTCGGCAGCAAGCCGCACCTGCCGATCGCCTGGATCGAGCCAGCAGTCAACGGTTGCCGTGTAGCAAGGTATCAGAAAATGCGGGGGTTCCGACAAACCGAGGATCTCCTGTAGAGCTACGCACAACTGCAAATGCCACCGAGTTTGCTTGCGGGGATCTATGCAATAGATTAAGTCTCCCCCTGGCGTAAACAGCGCAATGCCTTTGAAAATTTCTGGCAAAATCGGGCGATCGACTTTCAATTCAGTACACCAATAAAAGTTAACAGTTAACAGTTAACTTTTAACTGCTAACTGTTAACACTCGACCTTTAAACTCGACCTCGGAGCATCTGAGCCATTTCGTTCGGGAACGGCGAGTTCTCTACACAAAGTTCTTCAGTAATCCGACCTTCTTGATAAAGACCGTAGAGCGACTTATTCATCGTCGTCATGCCTTCATAAGTATCTTTGATCATAATTTGATTGATTTCCTCATTCTGGCCCTTCAGAATGTATTCCTTAACCACGTCGGTATTGATCAAAACGTCGTGGAAAGCAGCCCGCTTCCCGTCTGTGGTTTTGCACAGCAGTTGAGCAATAATCGCCACTAGGGATTCGGAAATGGAAACCCGTATGGCTTCCTGTTCTTCGGGCCCGAAC of Oscillatoria nigro-viridis PCC 7112 contains these proteins:
- a CDS encoding thioredoxin-like domain-containing protein — encoded protein: MPRVRAPEFPGNYPWLNTEKPLSIESLKGRVVLLDFWTYCCINCLHVLPDLKYLEQKYKDSLTVIGVHSAKFENEKEVENIRQAILRYDIEHPVIVDSGMKVWQSYAVRAWPTLMVIDPESYVVGFVSGEGNREALDELVGKLIAEYKDKNALKFKQLSFSLEKQRKPVSTPLAFPGKVLAFAIAATEAKHLHQQVALLGEMSQENEFVDETVLPGPANSVIQNLVGSCLFIADSGHNRIVVSTLEGEVLHVIGSGKPGLTDGDFEEAEFFAPQGMAFDAESQILYVADTENHALRKIDFTTQRVETVAGTGEQSHEISPRSGKGLETQLNSPWDLERVGNRLFIAMAGSHQIWEMQLDTGTIGTYAGIGRESCVDGNLAESAFSQPSGLATDRSELFVADSEISSIRAVGIDEDPKVRTVCGSGELFGFGDKDGRADQVRLQHCLGVEYAQNYLWVADTYNHKIKRIDHRGGTCRTMIGDGTAGLVDAKGLKARFFEPSGLSAIGPHLFVADTNNHVIRRVELDTLEVTTLNFPSLCPPEVCLPD
- a CDS encoding circadian clock KaiB family protein — translated: MKVDRPILPEIFKGIALFTPGGDLIYCIDPRKQTRWHLQLCVALQEILGLSEPPHFLIPCYTATVDCWLDPGDRQVRLAAEAYPPVLRHQTLLNAIFGTGDLVWHPRSEEMCEPMAIATYHEQFPELWENHDLVVQYASPEARSDWSSSILPPLGFPQSQQTRLPKPTALTPPPQTQGYVLRLFVSGSNPSTERTLETLHQFLEKCLDRPYTLKVIDVLKHPDQAEADQISATPTLIKIWPKPVRRIVGELNDDEKIVRLLSYSEF